A part of Streptomyces sp. DSM 40750 genomic DNA contains:
- a CDS encoding phospho-sugar mutase, protein MHDDLIARAKAWLAEDPDPETRDELAKLIDGADTAELTARFSGTLQFGTAGLRGELGAGPLRMNRSVVIRAAAGLAAYLDKKGATGGLVVIGYDARHKSADFARDTAAVMTGAGLRAAVLPHPLPTPVLAFAIRHLGAVAGVEVTASHNPPRDNGYKVYLGDGSQIVPPADAEIAAEIAAVRSLNDVPRPEAGWDTLDDTVLDAYLARTDAVLAPGSPRTARTVYTAMHGVGKDTLVAAFARAGFPEPVLVAEQADPDPDFPTVAFPNPEEPGAMDLAFAKARETDPDLIVANDPDADRCAVAVKDGADWRMLRGDEVGALLATHLVRRGARGTFAESIVSSSLLGRIAERAGLAYEETLTGFKWIARVEDLRYGYEEALGYCVDPEGVRDKDGITAALLITELASELKEANRTLLDLLDDIAVEHGLHATDQLSVRVQDLSLIARAMERLREQPPTALAGLAVTKAEDLTQGTDKLPPTDGLRYTLHGARVIVRPSGTEPKLKCYLEVVVPVAAHAGLPAARAKAAGLLAGIKQDLSAAAGI, encoded by the coding sequence GTGCACGACGACCTGATCGCCCGCGCCAAGGCGTGGCTGGCCGAGGACCCCGACCCGGAAACCCGTGACGAACTCGCCAAGCTGATCGACGGGGCGGACACGGCGGAACTCACCGCCCGCTTCTCCGGCACCCTCCAGTTCGGCACGGCAGGCCTCCGCGGCGAACTCGGCGCCGGCCCCCTGCGCATGAACCGCTCGGTCGTCATCCGCGCCGCCGCGGGCCTCGCGGCGTACCTGGACAAGAAGGGCGCCACCGGCGGCCTCGTCGTCATCGGCTACGACGCCCGCCACAAGTCCGCCGACTTCGCCCGCGACACGGCCGCCGTGATGACCGGCGCCGGCCTCCGCGCGGCCGTCCTCCCCCACCCCCTCCCCACGCCCGTCCTGGCCTTCGCCATCAGGCACCTGGGCGCGGTCGCGGGCGTCGAGGTCACGGCCAGCCACAACCCGCCGCGCGACAACGGGTACAAGGTCTACCTGGGCGACGGCTCCCAGATCGTGCCCCCGGCCGACGCGGAGATCGCCGCCGAGATCGCCGCCGTTCGGTCCCTCAACGACGTCCCCCGCCCCGAGGCCGGCTGGGACACCCTCGACGACACCGTCCTGGACGCCTATCTGGCCCGTACGGACGCGGTCCTCGCCCCCGGCTCCCCGCGCACCGCCCGCACGGTCTACACGGCCATGCACGGCGTCGGCAAGGACACGCTCGTCGCCGCGTTCGCGCGGGCCGGCTTCCCGGAGCCGGTTCTCGTCGCCGAGCAGGCCGACCCGGACCCGGACTTCCCGACGGTCGCCTTCCCCAACCCGGAAGAGCCCGGCGCGATGGACCTCGCCTTCGCGAAGGCCCGCGAGACGGATCCCGACCTGATCGTCGCGAACGACCCGGACGCGGACCGCTGCGCGGTGGCGGTGAAGGACGGCGCCGACTGGCGGATGCTGCGCGGCGACGAGGTGGGCGCGCTCCTCGCCACCCACCTGGTCCGGCGCGGCGCGCGCGGCACCTTCGCCGAGTCGATCGTCTCCTCCTCCCTCCTCGGCCGTATCGCCGAGAGGGCGGGCCTCGCCTATGAGGAGACCCTCACCGGCTTCAAGTGGATCGCCCGCGTCGAGGACCTGCGCTACGGCTACGAGGAGGCGCTCGGCTACTGCGTCGACCCCGAGGGCGTACGCGACAAGGACGGCATCACCGCGGCCCTCCTCATCACCGAACTGGCTTCCGAACTCAAGGAAGCGAACCGCACCCTCCTCGACCTCCTGGACGACATCGCCGTCGAGCACGGTCTGCACGCCACCGACCAGCTCTCGGTCCGCGTCCAGGACCTCTCGCTCATCGCGCGCGCGATGGAGCGGCTCCGCGAGCAGCCCCCGACCGCCCTCGCCGGCCTGGCCGTCACCAAGGCCGAGGACCTCACCCAGGGCACGGACAAGCTCCCGCCCACGGACGGTCTGCGCTACACCCTCCACGGCGCCCGCGTGATCGTCCGCCCCAGCGGCACGGAACCCAAGCTGAAGTGCTACCTGGAGGTCGTGGTGCCGGTCGCCGCCCACGCCGGTCTCCCCGCGGCCCGTGCGAAGGCGGCCGGCCTGCTCGCCGGGATCAAGCAGGACCTGTCGGCGGCGGCGGGTATCTGA
- a CDS encoding purine-nucleoside phosphorylase, protein MNASLLPDDIQGDPHAAADAAAARLRELTGAETHDVALVMGSGWAPAVDALGAPEAEFQVTELPGFPPPAVEGHGGKIRSYRIGDKRALVFLGRTHYYEGRGVAAVAHGVRTAVAAGVKTIVLTNGCGGLREGMRPGQPVLISDHLNLTATSPIIGANFVDLTDLYSPRLRALCKEIDPSLEEGVYAQFTGPHYETPAEIRMARVIGADLVGMSTVLEAIAAREAGAEILGISLVTNLAAGMTGEPLNHEEVLQAGRDSATRMGELLTRVLDRL, encoded by the coding sequence GTGAACGCATCTCTTCTTCCGGACGACATCCAGGGCGACCCCCACGCCGCCGCCGACGCCGCAGCCGCGCGCCTGCGCGAGCTTACGGGTGCCGAGACACACGACGTCGCCCTCGTGATGGGCTCCGGCTGGGCCCCGGCCGTGGACGCGCTCGGCGCCCCCGAGGCCGAGTTCCAGGTCACCGAGCTGCCCGGCTTCCCGCCGCCGGCGGTCGAGGGGCACGGCGGCAAGATCCGCTCGTACAGGATCGGTGACAAGCGCGCGCTCGTCTTCCTGGGCCGCACCCACTACTACGAGGGCCGCGGCGTCGCCGCCGTCGCGCACGGCGTCCGCACGGCCGTCGCGGCCGGTGTCAAGACGATCGTCCTCACCAACGGCTGCGGCGGCCTCCGCGAGGGCATGCGTCCCGGCCAGCCGGTCCTGATCAGCGACCATCTGAACCTGACGGCCACGTCGCCGATCATCGGCGCGAACTTCGTGGACCTCACGGACCTCTACTCTCCGCGCCTGCGCGCCCTCTGCAAGGAGATCGACCCCTCTCTCGAAGAGGGCGTCTACGCGCAGTTCACCGGCCCCCACTACGAGACCCCGGCCGAGATCCGCATGGCCCGCGTCATCGGCGCGGACCTGGTCGGCATGTCCACGGTCCTGGAGGCCATCGCCGCGCGCGAGGCGGGCGCCGAGATCCTGGGCATCTCCCTCGTGACGAACCTGGCAGCCGGCATGACGGGTGAGCCCCTCAACCACGAGGAGGTCCTCCAGGCGGGCCGCGACTCGGCGACGCGCATGGGCGAGCTGCTGACACGGGTACTGGACCGGCTGTAG
- a CDS encoding gamma-glutamylcyclotransferase, which yields MSLYAAYAGNMDARLMSRRAPHSPLRATGWLNDWRLTFGGEHMGWEGALATVVEAPRSQVFVALYDIAPMDEEAMDRWVGVGLDIYRRMRVRVHTLEGQEAAWVYVLNGYEGGLPSARYLGEVADAAESAGAPHDYVMELRKRPC from the coding sequence ATGTCGCTCTACGCCGCCTACGCCGGCAACATGGACGCGCGGCTGATGTCCCGCCGCGCCCCCCACTCCCCGCTGCGCGCAACCGGCTGGCTGAACGACTGGCGGCTGACGTTCGGCGGCGAGCACATGGGCTGGGAGGGCGCGCTGGCCACGGTCGTCGAGGCACCGCGCTCCCAGGTCTTCGTGGCGCTGTACGACATCGCCCCCATGGACGAGGAGGCGATGGACCGCTGGGTCGGCGTCGGCCTCGACATATACCGCCGGATGCGGGTCCGCGTACACACGCTGGAGGGTCAGGAAGCGGCCTGGGTCTACGTCCTCAACGGCTACGAGGGCGGCCTGCCCTCGGCCCGCTATCTGGGCGAGGTCGCGGACGCGGCGGAGTCGGCGGGCGCGCCCCACGACTACGTGATGGAACTGCGCAAGCGCCCCTGTTGA
- a CDS encoding NAD(P)H-quinone dehydrogenase, whose amino-acid sequence MEYVTRIVIIGGGPGGYEAALVAAQLGAEVTVVDCDGLGGASVLTDCVPSKTLIATAEVMTTFDSSYEELGIIVADDTPHIDTPARVVGVDLGKVNRRVKRLALAQSHDITASVTRAGARVMRGRGRLEGQQDLDGSRKVVVRAADGSEETLVADAVLIATGGHPRELPDAQPDGERILNWTQVYDLDELPEELIVVGSGVTGAEFAGAYQALGSRVTLVSSRDRVLPGEDPDAAEVLEDVFRRRGMNVMARSRAQSAKRVGDRVEVTLADGRVITGSHCLMAVGAIPNSAGMGLEGAGVKVRESGHIWTDKVSRTSAPGVYAAGDVTGVFALASVAAMQGRIAMYHFLGDAVAPLNLKTVSSNVFTDPEIATVGYTQADLNAGVIDAVGVKLPLLRNPRAKMQGIRDGFVKIFCRPGTGIVVGGVVVSPRASELIHPISIAVDNNLTVEQIAKAFTVYPSLSGSIAEVARQLHTRKSGGGV is encoded by the coding sequence ATGGAGTACGTGACTCGGATCGTGATCATCGGTGGCGGACCCGGCGGCTATGAAGCGGCGCTGGTGGCCGCGCAGCTCGGCGCGGAGGTGACCGTCGTGGACTGCGACGGTCTGGGCGGGGCGTCGGTGCTGACCGACTGCGTGCCGTCGAAGACTCTCATCGCGACGGCCGAGGTGATGACGACCTTCGACTCCTCGTACGAGGAGCTGGGGATCATCGTCGCCGACGACACTCCGCACATCGACACGCCCGCGCGTGTCGTCGGGGTGGATCTGGGCAAGGTCAACCGGCGTGTGAAGCGGCTCGCGCTGGCGCAGTCGCACGACATCACGGCATCCGTGACGCGCGCCGGCGCGCGGGTCATGCGCGGGCGCGGGCGTCTTGAGGGCCAGCAGGATCTGGACGGGTCGCGCAAGGTCGTCGTACGGGCCGCCGACGGGTCCGAGGAGACCCTCGTCGCCGACGCCGTGCTCATCGCCACCGGTGGGCATCCGCGTGAGCTGCCCGACGCGCAGCCGGACGGGGAGCGGATCCTCAACTGGACGCAGGTCTACGACCTGGACGAGCTGCCCGAAGAGCTGATCGTCGTCGGGTCCGGTGTGACCGGTGCCGAGTTCGCGGGCGCCTACCAGGCGCTCGGGTCGCGTGTCACGCTCGTATCCAGCCGTGATCGCGTGCTGCCGGGCGAGGACCCGGACGCGGCGGAGGTCCTCGAGGACGTGTTCCGGCGGCGCGGCATGAACGTCATGGCGCGGTCCCGGGCCCAGTCCGCCAAGCGGGTGGGGGACCGGGTCGAGGTGACGCTCGCGGACGGGCGGGTCATCACCGGCTCGCACTGTCTGATGGCCGTCGGCGCCATCCCCAACAGCGCCGGGATGGGGCTGGAGGGGGCCGGGGTCAAGGTCAGGGAGTCCGGGCACATCTGGACCGACAAGGTGTCGCGGACCAGCGCCCCCGGTGTGTACGCCGCCGGTGACGTCACGGGTGTCTTCGCGCTCGCCTCCGTGGCCGCCATGCAGGGCCGTATCGCCATGTACCACTTCCTCGGCGACGCCGTGGCCCCGCTGAACCTGAAGACCGTCTCCTCGAACGTCTTCACCGACCCCGAGATCGCCACCGTCGGCTACACCCAGGCCGACCTGAACGCCGGGGTCATCGACGCCGTCGGGGTGAAACTGCCGCTGCTGCGCAACCCGCGCGCCAAGATGCAGGGCATCCGGGACGGCTTCGTCAAGATCTTCTGCCGGCCGGGCACCGGCATCGTGGTGGGCGGTGTGGTGGTCTCCCCGCGTGCCTCGGAACTGATCCACCCCATCTCGATCGCGGTCGACAACAACCTGACCGTCGAACAGATCGCGAAGGCCTTCACGGTGTACCCGTCCCTGTCGGGCTCGATCGCCGAGGTCGCGCGCCAGCTCCACACGCGCAAGTCCGGCGGCGGCGTCTGA
- a CDS encoding DeoR/GlpR family DNA-binding transcription regulator, producing MVVGVTVSFVFAAERRQLILEMVRANGAVSLRELARVVQTSEVTVRRDVRALEAEGLLDRRHGGAVLPGGFTRESGFPQKSHLATAEKTAIADLAASLVEEGEAIVVGAGTTTQELARRLARVPGLTVVTNSLLVAQALAHANRVEVVMTGGTLRGSNYALVGSGAEQSLQGLRVSKAFLSGSGLTAERGLSTSNMLSASVDRALVQAAAEVVVLADHTKLGTDTMFQTVPTDVITRLVTDDPPGHDDRAVTELQALADQGVQISVAGASGGGGTGGGGTGSDPVPARQSRREMPLPGPRRNQVHGSAPQLRSATVMGDQPSAGERERERAARVADLRRR from the coding sequence ATGGTCGTTGGCGTTACTGTCAGTTTCGTGTTCGCTGCAGAACGTCGCCAATTGATCCTCGAAATGGTGCGGGCCAATGGAGCCGTGTCGCTCCGTGAGCTCGCTCGCGTCGTCCAGACCTCCGAAGTGACCGTACGGCGGGACGTGCGCGCTCTGGAGGCAGAAGGACTCCTCGACCGCCGACACGGCGGTGCGGTATTGCCGGGCGGGTTCACGCGGGAGTCCGGCTTTCCGCAGAAGTCTCATCTCGCGACCGCTGAGAAGACGGCCATCGCCGACCTCGCCGCGAGCCTCGTCGAAGAGGGCGAGGCCATCGTGGTCGGGGCCGGGACCACCACGCAGGAGCTGGCACGCCGGCTCGCGCGGGTCCCCGGGCTGACCGTCGTCACCAACTCCCTGTTGGTGGCTCAGGCGTTGGCCCATGCCAACCGTGTGGAGGTCGTGATGACCGGCGGCACCCTGCGCGGTTCCAACTACGCCCTGGTCGGCTCCGGCGCCGAGCAGTCCCTCCAGGGGCTGCGCGTCTCCAAGGCCTTCCTCTCCGGGAGCGGACTGACCGCCGAGCGCGGTCTGTCCACGTCCAACATGCTGTCGGCGTCCGTCGACCGCGCGCTGGTCCAGGCCGCCGCCGAGGTCGTCGTCCTCGCCGATCACACCAAGCTCGGCACCGACACGATGTTCCAGACGGTGCCGACCGATGTGATCACCCGGCTGGTCACCGACGACCCGCCGGGCCACGACGACCGCGCTGTCACCGAACTGCAGGCCCTGGCCGATCAGGGCGTGCAGATCTCCGTGGCCGGCGCGTCGGGCGGCGGTGGTACGGGAGGTGGTGGTACGGGAAGCGATCCCGTCCCGGCACGCCAGTCGCGCCGGGAGATGCCCCTTCCCGGCCCCCGCCGCAACCAGGTCCACGGCTCCGCGCCGCAGTTGCGCAGCGCCACGGTCATGGGGGACCAGCCGTCGGCCGGTGAACGGGAAAGGGAGCGCGCGGCTCGGGTCGCGGACCTTCGGCGCCGGTAG
- a CDS encoding TetR/AcrR family transcriptional regulator, with protein MRADARRNYERLLAEARLAFAAHGTTASLEDIARRADVGIGTLYRHFPNRQALLSAVFEEAVGDLLARAQEHLNAAQPCAALVTWLRDIITHAGEYRGLAQALMTVSYTDSRAEDENTSDLARCCAPIREAGTALLRRAQQAHDVRDDVSIGDLLQLTHAIALAAEETPDDPELADRLLTLTLRGLKP; from the coding sequence ATGCGAGCCGACGCCCGCCGCAACTATGAGCGCCTCCTCGCAGAGGCCCGCCTGGCCTTCGCGGCCCATGGCACCACCGCCTCGCTCGAAGACATCGCCCGCCGCGCGGACGTAGGCATCGGCACCCTCTACCGCCACTTCCCCAACCGCCAGGCCCTGCTGAGCGCGGTCTTCGAGGAAGCGGTCGGTGACCTCCTGGCCCGAGCCCAGGAACACCTCAACGCGGCCCAGCCATGCGCGGCACTGGTCACCTGGCTGCGCGACATCATCACCCACGCGGGCGAATACCGAGGTCTCGCCCAGGCCCTGATGACGGTCTCGTACACCGACTCCCGCGCCGAGGACGAGAACACGTCGGACCTGGCCCGGTGCTGCGCCCCCATCCGGGAGGCGGGCACCGCCCTGCTGCGGCGGGCGCAGCAGGCGCACGACGTACGCGACGACGTGTCCATCGGCGACCTGCTCCAGCTCACCCACGCGATCGCGCTGGCGGCCGAGGAGACCCCGGACGATCCGGAGTTGGCCGACCGCCTGCTGACGCTGACCTTGCGCGGCCTGAAGCCGTAA
- a CDS encoding acetyl/propionyl/methylcrotonyl-CoA carboxylase subunit alpha → MRKVLIANRGEIAVRVARACRDAGIASVAVYADPDRDALHVRAADEAFALGGDTPATSYLDIAKVLQAAKDAGADAIHPGYGFLSENAEFAQAVLDAGLVWIGPPPQAIRDLGDKVAARHIAQRAGAPLVAGTPDPVSGADEVVAFAEEHGLPIAIKAAFGGGGRGLKVARTLEEVPELYDSAVREAVAAFGRGECFVERYLDKPRHVETQCLADSHGNVVVVSTRDCSLQRRHQKLVEEAPAPFLSEAQNAELYAASKAILKEAGYVGAGTVEFLVGTDGTISFLEVNTRLQVEHPVTEEVTGIDLVREMFRIADGEELGYDDPPLRGHSLEFRINGEDPGRGFLPAPGTVTTFTPPTGPGVRLDAGVESGSVIGPAWDSLLAKLIVTGATREQALQRAARALEEFQVEGMATAIPFHRAVVKDPAFAPELTGSTDPFTVHTRWIETEFVNEIKPFVAPTDTAETDDDTDRETIVVEVGGKRLEVSLPAALGMTLARTGLAAGAKPKRRAAKKSGPVASGDTLASPMQGTIVKIAVEEGQEVKEGDLVVVLEAMKMEQPLNAHRSGTVKGLSAEVGASVTSGATICEIKD, encoded by the coding sequence GTGCGCAAGGTGTTGATCGCCAACCGAGGCGAAATCGCTGTCCGCGTCGCCCGGGCGTGCCGGGACGCCGGGATCGCGAGCGTGGCCGTGTACGCCGATCCGGACCGGGACGCGCTGCATGTGCGGGCCGCGGACGAGGCGTTCGCGCTGGGCGGTGACACGCCGGCGACCAGCTACCTGGACATCGCCAAGGTGCTGCAGGCCGCGAAGGATGCCGGTGCCGACGCGATCCACCCGGGTTACGGCTTCCTCTCGGAGAACGCGGAGTTCGCCCAGGCGGTCCTCGACGCGGGGCTGGTCTGGATCGGCCCGCCCCCGCAGGCGATCCGCGATCTGGGTGACAAGGTCGCGGCCCGTCACATCGCCCAGCGCGCGGGCGCCCCGCTCGTCGCCGGCACCCCGGACCCGGTCTCGGGCGCCGACGAGGTCGTGGCGTTCGCCGAGGAGCACGGCCTGCCGATCGCCATCAAGGCGGCCTTCGGCGGCGGCGGCCGCGGCCTGAAGGTCGCCCGCACCCTCGAAGAAGTCCCGGAGCTGTACGACTCCGCGGTCCGCGAGGCCGTGGCGGCCTTCGGCCGGGGCGAGTGCTTCGTGGAGCGCTACCTGGACAAGCCGCGCCACGTCGAGACCCAGTGCCTGGCCGACAGCCACGGCAACGTGGTCGTCGTCTCCACCCGTGACTGCTCCCTGCAGCGCCGCCACCAGAAACTGGTCGAGGAAGCCCCGGCCCCCTTCCTGTCGGAGGCGCAGAACGCCGAGCTGTACGCCGCGTCGAAGGCCATCCTCAAGGAGGCCGGCTACGTCGGCGCCGGCACGGTGGAGTTCCTGGTCGGCACCGACGGCACGATCTCCTTCCTGGAGGTCAACACCCGCCTGCAGGTGGAACACCCGGTCACCGAGGAGGTCACCGGCATCGACCTGGTCCGCGAGATGTTCCGTATCGCGGACGGCGAGGAACTCGGCTACGACGACCCGCCGCTGCGCGGCCACTCCCTCGAGTTCCGCATCAACGGCGAGGACCCCGGCCGCGGCTTCCTCCCGGCCCCCGGCACCGTCACCACGTTCACCCCGCCCACCGGCCCCGGCGTCCGCCTGGACGCCGGCGTCGAGTCCGGCAGCGTGATCGGCCCCGCCTGGGACTCCCTCCTGGCCAAACTCATCGTCACCGGCGCCACCCGCGAGCAGGCCCTGCAGCGCGCGGCCCGCGCCCTGGAAGAGTTCCAGGTCGAGGGCATGGCCACCGCGATCCCCTTCCACCGCGCGGTGGTCAAGGACCCCGCCTTCGCCCCCGAACTGACCGGATCCACGGACCCCTTCACCGTCCACACCCGCTGGATCGAGACCGAGTTCGTCAACGAGATCAAGCCCTTCGTGGCCCCCACGGACACCGCCGAGACCGACGACGACACCGACCGCGAGACGATCGTCGTCGAGGTCGGCGGCAAGCGCCTGGAGGTCTCCCTCCCCGCCGCCCTCGGCATGACCCTGGCCCGCACGGGCCTCGCGGCCGGCGCCAAACCCAAACGCCGCGCGGCGAAGAAGTCGGGCCCGGTCGCCTCCGGCGACACCCTCGCCTCCCCCATGCAGGGCACCATCGTCAAGATCGCCGTCGAAGAGGGCCAGGAGGTCAAGGAAGGCGACCTCGTCGTCGTCCTCGAAGCCATGAAGATGGAACAACCCCTCAACGCCCACCGCTCCGGCACCGTCAAAGGCCTGAGCGCAGAGGTCGGCGCCTCCGTCACCTCCGGCGCGACCATCTGCGAGATCAAGGACTGA
- a CDS encoding Maf family protein — MTAQQPRRLVLASQSPARLNLLRQAGLSPEVIVSGVDEDAVSAPTPADLALALAEAKASVVAAKPEVKGALVIGCDSVLDLDGEALGKPADAEEATARWKSMRGRAGTLQTGHCVYDTTTGSYASATASTVVHFGDPTDEEIAAYVASGEPLHVAGAFTLDGRSAPFIDGIDGDHGNVIGISLPLVRRLLARLGVGITELWTPREK; from the coding sequence ATGACCGCTCAGCAGCCCCGCCGCCTCGTGCTCGCCTCCCAGTCCCCCGCCCGCCTCAACCTGCTCCGCCAGGCCGGCCTGTCCCCCGAGGTGATCGTCAGCGGCGTGGACGAGGACGCCGTGTCCGCCCCCACCCCCGCCGACCTCGCTCTCGCCCTCGCCGAGGCGAAGGCCTCCGTCGTGGCGGCGAAGCCCGAGGTCAAGGGCGCCCTGGTCATCGGCTGTGACTCGGTCCTCGACCTCGACGGCGAAGCCCTCGGCAAGCCCGCCGACGCCGAGGAGGCCACCGCCCGCTGGAAGTCCATGCGCGGCCGCGCCGGCACCCTCCAGACCGGCCACTGCGTCTACGACACCACCACCGGCAGCTACGCCTCCGCGACCGCCTCCACGGTCGTCCACTTCGGCGACCCCACCGACGAGGAGATCGCCGCGTACGTCGCCTCCGGCGAGCCCCTCCATGTGGCGGGCGCGTTCACCCTCGACGGCCGCTCGGCCCCGTTCATCGACGGTATCGACGGCGACCACGGCAACGTCATCGGCATCAGCCTCCCCCTCGTCCGCCGCCTGCTGGCGCGTCTGGGCGTGGGAATCACAGAGTTGTGGACGCCTCGCGAGAAGTGA
- the mmpB gene encoding morphogenic membrane protein MmpB yields MLWSDPENEPPKELRDTQDMLRRLGILMALAMLLAMLVLGIL; encoded by the coding sequence ATGCTCTGGTCCGACCCTGAGAACGAGCCGCCGAAGGAACTGCGCGACACGCAGGACATGCTTCGGCGGCTCGGCATTCTCATGGCCCTGGCCATGCTCCTGGCGATGCTGGTCCTGGGCATCCTCTGA
- a CDS encoding acyl-CoA carboxylase epsilon subunit, whose product MTIKVVRGNPTPEELAAALAVVRARAAAAATEPPGAPASRDSWSDPSRIAAHRLPAPGPTTWSRTYWPD is encoded by the coding sequence ATGACCATCAAGGTCGTACGGGGCAATCCGACCCCGGAGGAGCTGGCCGCCGCACTGGCGGTCGTCCGGGCGCGCGCCGCGGCGGCAGCCACCGAGCCGCCCGGCGCGCCCGCATCCCGCGACTCCTGGTCCGACCCGTCCCGCATCGCCGCGCACCGCCTGCCGGCGCCGGGCCCCACCACCTGGAGCCGCACCTACTGGCCCGACTGA
- a CDS encoding acyl-CoA carboxylase subunit beta encodes MSEPEEIDIHTTAGKLADLQRRVHEATHAGSQRAVEKQHAKGKLTARERIELLLDEDSFVEFDEFAQHRSTDFGMENNRPYGDGVVTGYGTVDGRPVAVFSQDFTVLGGSLGEVFGQKIMKVMDFALKTGCPVIGINDSGGARIQEGVMALGMYGEIFRRNTHASGVIPQISLVVGPCAGGAVYSPAITDFTVMVDQTSHMFITGPDVIKTVTGEDVGFEELGGARTHNATSGVAHHMAGDEKDAIEYVKQLLSYLPSNNLSEPPAFPEQADLALTDEDRELDVLVPDSANQPYDMHTVIEHVLDDAEFFETQPLFAPNILTGFGRVEGHPVGVVANQPMQFAGCLDIDASEKAARFVRTCDAFNVPVLTFVDVPGFLPGVGQEHEGIIRRGAKLIYAYAEATVPLITVITRKAFGGAYDVMGSKHLGADLNLAWPTAQIAVMGAQGAVNILHRRTIAAASDEEREEVRARLIQAYEDTLLNPYTAAERGYVDAVIMPSETRSHLVRGLRQLRTKRESLPPKKHGNIPL; translated from the coding sequence ATGTCCGAGCCGGAAGAGATCGACATTCACACGACTGCGGGGAAGCTCGCGGATCTGCAGCGCCGTGTCCATGAGGCGACGCACGCCGGCTCCCAGCGCGCGGTGGAGAAGCAGCACGCGAAGGGCAAGTTGACGGCCCGTGAGCGGATCGAACTGCTCCTCGACGAGGACTCCTTCGTGGAGTTCGACGAGTTCGCCCAGCACCGCTCCACCGACTTCGGCATGGAGAACAACCGCCCGTACGGCGACGGAGTCGTTACGGGATACGGAACGGTCGACGGCCGCCCCGTCGCCGTCTTCTCCCAGGACTTCACGGTCCTCGGCGGCTCCCTCGGCGAGGTCTTCGGTCAGAAGATCATGAAGGTGATGGACTTCGCCCTCAAGACGGGCTGCCCCGTCATCGGCATCAACGACTCCGGCGGCGCCCGCATCCAGGAGGGCGTCATGGCCCTCGGCATGTACGGCGAGATCTTCCGCCGCAACACCCACGCCTCCGGGGTGATCCCGCAGATCTCCCTGGTCGTCGGCCCGTGCGCGGGCGGCGCGGTCTACTCCCCCGCGATCACCGACTTCACGGTCATGGTCGACCAGACCTCGCACATGTTCATCACCGGCCCGGACGTCATCAAGACGGTCACCGGCGAGGACGTCGGCTTCGAGGAGCTGGGCGGCGCCCGCACGCACAACGCGACGTCGGGCGTGGCCCATCACATGGCGGGCGACGAGAAGGACGCGATCGAGTACGTCAAGCAGCTCCTCTCCTACCTCCCGTCGAACAACCTCAGCGAACCCCCCGCGTTCCCGGAACAAGCCGACCTCGCCCTCACGGACGAGGACCGCGAGCTGGACGTCCTGGTCCCCGACAGCGCGAACCAGCCGTACGACATGCACACGGTGATCGAACACGTCCTGGACGACGCCGAGTTCTTCGAGACCCAGCCGCTCTTCGCCCCGAACATCCTCACGGGCTTCGGCCGGGTCGAGGGCCACCCGGTCGGCGTCGTCGCCAACCAGCCGATGCAGTTCGCGGGCTGTCTGGACATCGACGCCTCCGAGAAGGCGGCCCGCTTCGTCCGCACCTGCGACGCGTTCAACGTCCCGGTCCTGACCTTCGTCGACGTCCCCGGCTTCCTCCCGGGCGTCGGCCAGGAGCACGAGGGCATCATCCGCCGGGGCGCGAAGCTGATCTACGCGTACGCGGAAGCGACCGTCCCCCTGATCACCGTGATCACCCGCAAGGCCTTCGGCGGCGCCTACGACGTCATGGGCTCCAAGCACCTCGGCGCAGACCTCAACCTCGCCTGGCCGACCGCCCAGATCGCCGTCATGGGCGCCCAGGGCGCGGTCAACATCCTCCACCGCCGCACCATCGCCGCAGCCTCCGACGAGGAGCGCGAGGAGGTCCGCGCCCGCCTCATCCAGGCGTACGAGGACACGCTCCTCAACCCGTACACGGCGGCCGAACGCGGCTACGTGGACGCGGTGATCATGCCCTCCGAGACCCGCAGCCACCTCGTCCGCGGCCTGCGTCAACTGCGTACAAAGCGGGAATCCCTCCCCCCGAAGAAGCACGGCAACATCCCTCTCTAG